One Solibacillus sp. R5-41 DNA segment encodes these proteins:
- a CDS encoding 1,4-dihydroxy-2-naphthoate polyprenyltransferase — MTKVIEADTNFKVWWHLTRPHTLTASFVPVFLGTAIALAVENQVINYLLFFAMLIASMLIQSATNMFNEYYDFKLGLDNEDSVGIGGTIVRHGVAPKTIMMIALSFYGIAILLGIYICAVSSWWLVSVGLVCMLIGFLYTGGPYPIAYSPFGELVSGAVMGMGIVLIAFFIQTKTVTIDAVLISVPSMILVGAIMLSNNIRDIVGDTEGGRKTMAILVGRHHAITILALFFIVSYLWIIGLVIFNGLTSWSLLVLLSIKKPIDAVQLFRAKELPLEVMPAMKYTAQTNTFFGFLLGIGIIISYLL, encoded by the coding sequence ATGACAAAAGTCATTGAAGCGGATACAAACTTTAAAGTATGGTGGCATTTAACACGTCCTCATACATTAACAGCTTCTTTTGTACCCGTATTTTTAGGAACAGCCATTGCTTTAGCTGTAGAAAATCAAGTAATTAATTATTTACTCTTTTTTGCGATGCTTATAGCAAGTATGTTAATACAATCAGCAACGAATATGTTTAACGAATATTATGATTTTAAACTCGGGCTTGATAACGAAGATTCTGTTGGAATTGGTGGAACAATCGTCCGTCACGGGGTTGCCCCTAAAACGATCATGATGATTGCACTAAGCTTTTACGGCATCGCCATTCTATTAGGTATTTATATTTGTGCAGTTTCCTCTTGGTGGCTTGTCTCAGTCGGTTTAGTCTGTATGCTGATCGGTTTTTTATATACAGGCGGGCCATATCCAATTGCCTACTCACCATTTGGAGAACTTGTATCAGGTGCTGTTATGGGAATGGGCATTGTGTTAATCGCATTTTTCATCCAAACAAAAACGGTTACAATCGATGCGGTACTCATTTCCGTACCAAGTATGATTTTAGTTGGTGCGATTATGCTCTCTAATAATATTCGAGATATTGTTGGAGATACCGAGGGCGGTCGTAAAACAATGGCGATTTTAGTCGGTCGTCATCACGCGATTACTATTTTAGCTTTATTCTTTATCGTTTCGTATTTGTGGATTATTGGTTTAGTCATTTTCAATGGGTTAACGTCATGGTCTTTACTTGTACTATTAAGTATTAAAAAACCAATCGATGCGGTTCAATTATTCCGTGCGAAAGAGCTGCCACTAGAAGTAATGCCTGCAATGAAATATACCGCACAAACGAATACTTTTTTCGGCTTCCTACTTGGCATCGGCATTATTATTTCTTACCTCCTGTAA
- a CDS encoding TraR/DksA C4-type zinc finger protein, with translation MDANKLNQLKKQLTDELMNLQSHIHEVPTAENSELSSVETHPADAATDLTTVTTEIAMDDFKEEEIEKIQLALKAIKEGTYGQCIECHKEIPYERLEVVPTALTCVEHSDDV, from the coding sequence ATGGATGCAAATAAACTAAATCAATTAAAAAAACAGTTAACGGATGAATTAATGAATTTACAATCGCATATTCATGAGGTACCAACTGCGGAAAATTCGGAGCTGTCATCGGTAGAAACGCACCCGGCAGATGCTGCAACAGATTTAACAACGGTAACGACAGAAATTGCGATGGACGATTTTAAAGAAGAAGAAATTGAAAAAATACAACTCGCTTTAAAAGCAATAAAGGAAGGGACTTATGGTCAATGTATCGAGTGTCATAAGGAAATTCCATATGAACGATTAGAAGTGGTTCCAACAGCTCTCACATGTGTCGAACATTCCGATGATGTATAA